Part of the Terrisporobacter glycolicus ATCC 14880 = DSM 1288 genome is shown below.
TTCTGTATATATCAATATAATAATCGTCAGTTATCTTATATGAAAAACATAGTGAGTTATAATCAATTTTACTTTTTCCAATAGCTCTTAAAATTTCTATACTAGGTTTTCTTATATATAACGTTTCAAAATAATCTTTATCCCTATTTTTGACTATTACTTCAACATCATAATCTATAAAGTCCGAACTTTCTATAATACCTTTAAATAAAAAGTATCTAGCACTTTTATATTTTCCTTCTGTATTAGAATCATTTTTTATCTTAGCTTCTAATATTTTTTTAGTATTAGATAGTCTGTTTATTTCATAGTTATCATTTATAAAAATTGATTCCCTATCATTAATAAAAGCAAATGGTATAAAGTCAAATTCACATATATCTTGTCCAGCAAAGCTATTTGCATTAAATGCATATCCTATGGATTTACCTTTTTTACCTGCATCTATACAGTATCCTAATAATCTACAGTAATTCTGGTCATCATTAAGCATTTGATTTGTATTACAAAAATTAGCATACATATCTTTTTTGTTTCTAAAAGTTTCGCATATTAGTTCTTCTCTGTTAGATTCAATTAAACTTAGTATTTCTTCACTATTACTCCCATCAAACTTTGTCTTTTTAAACACATTTTCCATTATTGTATTTCCAGATGCATTCTTAGAAAATCTAGCATTTATTTCTTTTATTTTTTCTAAGTCAATTTCATCATTATCTATTTTGGAAAAATATCTAACTCTATCTTCAACAAATTTATGATGTAAGTCTTGTCCATATTTTTTTTCTACAAAATTCAAATACTTTTCTTTTGTAATAGAATTACTATTATATAAAATAGAATCCTCCTCTATTTCATGAAAGTCATTTAATGGATCTATACTTTCAAAATATTCAATAAGTCCTAATATGCTAGCCGAAAATCTCCAATCAGATGGCTCTAACTTAATATCAAATTTCTCATTATCTTGTAACATAGTTTTCAATTAGATTCACCCCCTCTTATAAGTCTTGTGTAACTAAATCTAAATACCCAAACATTGCTCTACGACTACCTAAACCTACATTATAGAAGTATTGTAGAAGAGATGGATGACCTTCTAAGAAAAATGTGCCTACTGTGGTGTCAACATAAACACCATAATGCTTTATTAAAACTTTTTTACAGTTTAACGGTATAAATTTCAAATTATCTATTAACGATTGACTAAATCCTGCTTTTTTCGCTTCATTAGCTAAAACTATTTTTAGTTGTTCATTGAATCTTTCATCTTGATATGTATAGTGAGTGTCTTTATTACTTTCCTTGTTATGATCTCTTACACATAATCCATAAGTTTTAAATATTACCTTTGAATTAGTGATTTTCTGTTCTCTTTTTTGATTGATGTTAATTAGTGTCATTGAATTATTATTAGGTATGTTGAAGTCTTTGTATTTTTGTTTTATAAATGATTGTTGAAGTAACAATCCTGTTTTTTTAGTATTATCAGTTGTAAATAGTACCTTTATTTTATCTTCTTCTAATTCTATATTTTCTTTTGTAAATTTCATTTTTGGAAATTGCACAGAAAAGCTAAAATCTTTTTGTATTGTATCTTTGAAATATTTTTCATAATATTTCCCATCAGACATATCTTGTAATGATTTTTTTATGTAACTTAAAATAACTCGTCTATAGTCTACTGGAAAAGTCTTATTTTTAAGTTGAAATATCAATTCGAATCTCATACCATCCTCCCTTTCTATTTATATTTTCATGGTAACAGATACTATTATCCTAAACAATATACTTCGCAATATTACTTGTAAATTTATAAACCATAAACATATATTTATTAAAGAACTAAAAGTTATTACACATTAACTTTAATATTTGTTTATTATATAAATTTACGCTATTTTTTTATTGCCTAATCTTTCTTTGATTTAAATTTTTCTTAATATTTTCCAAATAAAAATACCGAAGACTCTGATTATATCTTTGTCTTCGGCTGTAATCTATTTATTTTCATTCTCAAAAGGAGTATACCTTTCTTTTCTATACTTCCCAAAGTACCCATCAACAGAGTACTCAAAAACTTCATATGTATTTTTATCAACGTAAAACATCATATTGCCTGTTTTATCTTTACCCATCTTAAAAATATAGTACTCTCCCTTTATTTTAGTTGGGTGATCACCATCTCCCTTGTACTCCACGTCTTTAAACTCTTTTCCACAGGAATTTATGATTGATTTCTTTGCTTTATTAATTTTGTCTGACTTTGTTTCTTTAGCAGCTTCTTGTTCTTGTGACTGGTCATCTTCTTTTACTATGGATATTTTATATTTACTTACATCTTCAATTAAATTTTTTATACTAAAATCAGTAAAAATTCCTATTTCCAGGCCTATAAAGAGACTTATTATTACTAAGTTCCATGGTATGTTTTTATTTTTTATTTTGTTACGTAGATTCTCTATAATGTTTTTCTTTTCTTTTATTCTTTTTTTACTTTTAGTACTTTTATATCTTCGCCTTCTTCTTTGACGCGTAGTATTTGATTTATTGTTTTGTGCTAATCTTCTTCTATCTCTCACCTTTTACCCCCACTGTCAATTGCTAAATATCCATATCAACTATGTAATATTTTTCTTCTTTGCTTTGAATTACTATTTTTTCATCTTCTTTTGATATGTCACCATTATTATTAAGAGTTATGGAAAATTTCATTTCTAAATAGTCTTTGTCTGCATTTTTTCCTTCATAATATTTCTCATCAACTAAGGGTTTTACACTTATGGATTCTTCTTTTATGTCTTTTCCTTTAGAGTCCATATTATTTATAAGAAAATCAACATAAGCTTCAACAAAGTTACCCTTCTCTATTTTTTTCATAGATGAATTATGAGCATCCATATCATCTTCTGAAAGATCTTTTGGTGGATTTTTTTTGTAGTAAAGATGATTTTCATATATAGTTAGTATATCTGATGCTATTTTGCTTCCCTTTTCTTTAAATTTCTTCAATTTGTCAACATCGTTCAAATCCGGGCTTAGGCATTTTATCATTGTGCTTTTGTCTTTGTTGTAAGTTGCTTGAACAAAATGCTCTACCACACTTACTGATGATGAGTTTGCTTTACTAAACATATTTTTAATTAACATTTTGCTGATTGTTCCTATAAATATTCCTATAGTTACACATAGGATACATACCAACACATTCTTAAGTATTTTTTTAATTTTCATAAATAGTACCTTTCTAAAATAGTTTTAAATTTAATATTTGAGTTTTTTAGCTTGGTGCTTTGAATAAAAAACTATTCACTACCTCTTTATATATATACGTTAATTATTAATTTTTCTATATAGTTTAAATGTTGGCTAAATAAAATTTTTCACTCTCTTTCCTCCAGTATGATTATTCAATTTTGAAATATATACCAATTATATACTAAAGATTAATATAATTCCAATTTTATAAGAATCCTATTTTATGGAAAAACCAAGGGTGTATCTTTTTCGATACACCCTTGCCTTTCAAAACAAATCTTACTTATTTACTTCCACAAATTATATATCCTATTTTACACTTTATCCAAATGAAAAACTGATCTAACTTGACCTATAGTATTTCCCAGACTATTTTTCAAATCTTCTCCTCTAAATCTTTCCAAAGCCTTCATCTCTTCCAAAGTTAGCACATCAAGATCCTCCAAACATCTCATAACAACAGGAGCTAGGGCCCTTGTGTAATTTCCATCTTCTATTTTTATGGCAATACCCATATCTACACCATTTACAGCCACACAATAAACACCATCAGCTCCCAGCTTTCCTATAAGTTTTCCATTGGTATTTTTTATTAATTCTGTACAAAATCCATCTATACCAGCAACCATCTCTGGTGCATTGTTCATGGATTTGAAAATTCTATCACAAGCATTTTTAACATCTATTTGTAAATCATCAGTATGAGTAAATTTGGCAAAAGCTAGAGCAGCATTGTAAAGAGGCATGCCGTGAACAGGAACGCCGCATCCATCCACACCTATTAAAATTTTATCTTCATCTATTTCACAAAATTCAGCTACAAGTTTTTTTATATCTTTTTGTAGGGGGTGGTTTATTGAGTTATAATTTTCTATGTCATATCCTTTTGCTAAGCAAGATGCAAGCATTCCACTGTGTTTTCCTGAGCAATCAGAATTGGCTGGAATTAAGTGAATATGATTAGCTATTTGAAATGTTTTATAGTCTTCATTTAAAGAATATCCTCCTCTACAAAGAAGGTTTTCTTGTGTTAGTCCTATTTTCTCAAGTATTTTGTCTATGACTTTTTTGTGTATATCTTGTCCATAGTGAGATGCGCACATAATTGCTATTTCTTCATCTTCAAAATTGTATTTTTCATTGGCTCCACTTAAAAACACATTAATAGCTTGAACTGGCTTTAGTGATGAACGTAAATATGCGACTTTGTAAGGATCTCCTTTGTAGTATTTAAGTTTTCCATCTTTTCCTACTACTGCCACATCACCTCTATGGATATTTTCCACCAATGGACCTCTGCTTACTTCTAAAAGAACTTCTGACATTTCATACTCCCCCTTTTTTTTTAATTATCAACTGTATTTTTTATCAGAAAATTTTTTAATATTTATACTTCTATTATATATTTTTTCTTATTTTAAGGTTAATCTTTAGGATTGTATACTTGAAAAGCAAATATAAGACAAATACCTGATAAGACCGAAAAACTGTAACCTTTGTCTTATTTTCCTTATATGATAGAGTAATATTAATTTTTGAAAGTTGGTGATTATATGGAATTTGACCCAAACAAACTAGAAACCACATTTATCCCACCTATGACACCCTTGGGCCCAATTGAAGGCAGAAAATACACCCTTACTCATTCAGATACTACAGGTATGCTCTTTTTAGATATTGGTCCTGAGTACAATTATTCTGCCATAAATGAAGAACTGAGAGATGAACTTTTGGGAAAATATAAAAGATATGGTTATAACTCATATATATTGATTTTTTATGCTTATGTTGGAGATTCTGATTATTTTGCTGCATCAATGAAGTACGGTGCTTTTAAATATCATCTACCTTTTGCTCTTCAAGCTATTTTTTATGGAGATAAAGAATTATTAAATGAACACGATTTTTTACTTGATACACCTATTTACGTGAAATTTGATTCTGAAATTGCCATTTTTGACAATTATGAAAATTATGGTTATGTAAGAGACTATATCTTATAGTTAATATAAATAAAAAAATCCCAAGCTATTTTTGAACTTGGGATTTCTAATTAAATACTTATGTATCTAGTTTAATTTTCTTTTCTAACAACTATTTTAGAAGGATATTTTCTACCATGATGCACTTTATTATTTGCTATTACTGTAACTTCACTGTTATATCCATCTTTTGTATTACTATTTGGGAATATAAAGTTTTTAGCACTTGATGTTACAGTAAATCTTATCTTATGACCCTTTTTAAACCTATTAGATATTTTTGTAGTTAATATATTTATCTTATATACTTCATCTTTTTCTAAATACTTAGGCTGTGAAAAACCATCTCTATATTTAGCTGAAATAAGTCCATCAGCTAATTTTATAGATTTTCCATTTTCATCAACATCTGTAACTCTAACTACAAAGTCTGTGTCTACAGCATCAGAAGATATATAAAGTTCTACTTCTATATCTCCTGTTATAGTAAAATCTTCTTCAAGAGTATCTGTCGTATAGCATAATATATCTTGTCTTTTTTCTTCTTCTGTGTAATCTTCTGGAACTTCTATTTCATTTTCACTCATATCTATAATATGAGTAGAAGGATTTTTAGGATCATAATCGTAAGCATCCACACCTTCTTTTTCCACATTTTCAAATACAAGCTTTCCATTTCCATCAGATGTATTAGCATTACCTTCACTACTTAAGTATATTTCTACTTTATTGGCTTCTGGTACAGGCCAATTTTTAGCACTTTTCCATTCATTTGAACCAACTGTGTAATATTCTACTGGCTCTGTTTTATCTATTCCATTTTGGATTCCTTTTAAATGTAAATCAAACCACTTTAAGAAGTTTAAATCTAAATCAAATCTAAGAGCATTACTTCCAAAGTCTACTCCATGTAAATCATATCTTGAGTTTCCACTATGTTGCCATGGCCCAAGTATTACTTTACGCTTACCTTGTGGGAAGTCTTTCACTATATCTAAAGCTTCTGTAGTTCCCATTCCATTATCATCAAACCATCCTGACATTATTAAAGCAGGTATTTCTCTTTTTTGACTTCTTTGATGCCAATTTGACATATGCCAAAACTCATTATAATCTTTTTGTTCTAACCATTTATCTAAAAATCCTATTTTATATCCTAAAGCTTGCTCTGGTATTTTATTTAAAGGTCTGATATTTAATACTTCTTCCCAGTCATCTCTTTCCATTAGTTCTGGTTTGAATTTTTGCTGAGATACGGCAAATGCCCATGCTAACATTCCAGAAGTAAATGCTCCACCTCGTCTTGGTAAATCAACAAAAGAACTGCCAGCACAAACTATACTTACCATAGCACTAAGGTATGGATTTCCACTAGCTGATGCTGCCCATTGCACATATCCTAAATATGAACCACCAATCATACCTACTTTTTTACTACTCCATGGTCTATTAGCAATCCATGTTATAGTATCGTCTCCATCTTCAACTTCAAAATAGTTTGGAATCCATTCACCTTCACTTAAGTTTCTTCCTCTAACATCTTGTATTACAACTGCGTACCCTCTTTGAACAAATCTAAAATACATTTGATTATTTAATTCTTTTCCATAAGGAGTTCTAACAAGTATAGCAGGAATATTTTCAGTAATATCAGCTGGTAAAAATACATCTGTTGATAATTTTACTCCATCACGAGTTACTATATCAAACATACCTTCATATTTTACTGGATGAATAGGCTCTTTTATTTCTTTCCACTGAGATAAAAATGTTTTGTCTTCATATCCTTCTTTTATTAAAGCAGAAGCATATTCACGATTAGGACATAGTACTCCAACTAGTTCTTTATCTTCCATTAAAATATTTTGAGGGAATTTAATTTTTCTTTGTATATAATATCCCTTTGATGCTAATTCATATTCCTCATCAAATTTTGTTACTATTTTCTCTTGTTCACTTACAAAGCATTCTTCATAATAATCTATTTTCTTAGCTAGTTCTAAAAAATCTATTTTGCATAAAGCAACATATTCTTGATTTTTTTCTTCAGTTAATTCCTCTTTTTGTGAAAAGGTATTTGTAAAAACATCTAAAGATTCAACAAATACTTGATTCCCTTTAAAATACACATGTGCATATACTATTCCCGATGAATATAGTTTATATTGTCTCATTTTATACCTCCCTAATATATAATACTTATTATATTAAAAGACTATCGTAGTTAAATTAACGACAGCCTTTTTAATATTTACTATTTCTTACATACTCTATTATAATTTAATATATTACATTCCTAAAGCACCTTTAATAAGATAAGCTACTGTAATACCCGCATAGTTACCGCAAGCTCCAGCTAGTACTCCCATCAAAAGACCTATATTTATAAGACCTTTCCACTGCGCACTTGATGCTACTAAAGCTGCTGTTGGTCCATCTGATATAGCACCAACTATTGATAGTAAAACAAACTCATATTTAACTTTAAATAAACGAGTTATTATTAAATGTAATAAAGTACATCCTGCAACAACACAGAAACAGAATATAGTTATATATAAAGTTGATCCAAAGAATTGTTGTAAATCAACTGCAAATCCTATAGTTACTAAGAATAATAACGCTATGTATAATCCTAAGTCAAAGTTTCCTCTAAGTTTTTTAACTTGTGGGAATTGAGCTACTATTATAGATATAGTTGTTATTAGTATTACTCTTCCTGCACTTCTGAATCCTTCACTGAAGAACATTCCTGCAAGTTGTGTAGCTATTGCAACTACTGTAAATCCTATAGCAAGCATCCAAGCTATATCTTGTATACTCCACTCTTTAGAAGCCATAAGTTCTGTATGATCTCCATTACCTTCAAGCTCCTCTGGTGTATGGTGATAAGGCCATATTTTATTAAAGAATTTAGAGTTTCTTAAAATCGCTGGTGCTGCAAACATGAATATTAAAGTTGGTATACCTATTACATAGTCTGCTGCATTTGCTGCTGCTATTGTTTCACGAGCTGCATCAAGTCCTACTGCTATAGCTGTAAGGTTTGAACTACCTCCTGTATATGTTCCTACGAACATCCCAGCAACTTTCCATCCTTCATCTATTTTCCCTCCGAAAACTAAACCAAATATAAATGCCATTACACAAACTGAAAATACAGCTGAACAAAGTGCTATTATAGGTTGTTTAGAAAGTTTTCTCATTTCTTTTAAATCTAAACTAAGTAAACAAATACATATTGAAAGTGGTACACAATACCCTGATATAATTCCATATACCTCATGATTCACTGGTACTATTTTAAAATTTGAAAGTACTATACCTAATACTATAACTGTTAATGCTGGACCTAAAGATTTAAACATTTTAACTCTTTGTAGCCAAAATCCCATCGCTACTGTTAAAAACATTATTAACAGTAAAAAATCTGGTGTGTCAAAAAGTGTCTTCATTTTACTCCCCCTCGTTGTTATATTTAATATTTTTATCCTTTTTTATATTTGTAATATTCTGAATTTAATTCATAAATTAAAAATCAAATTCAATTCCTAATCCTGGCTTATCTAATAATGTAAAGATGTCTTTGTCTCTTTCAAATCCACCCTTCATTCCATTATCAGGATCTACACAATACATGAAACTATCACAATCAGCTTCTGTTATGTTTTTCTTGGCTGCTACTAAACTTGCTCCAGCTGTTATAGCTATTTTTGTTTCAAGCATACAACCAACCATACATCTAACATCATTAGCTTCAGCTATAGCATTTATTTTTAATGCATTATAAAGTCCACCAGATTTCATAAGTTTAATATTTAATATATCTGCTGCATCTATTTTACAAGCTTTTGCTGCATCCATTGGTGATTTAATAGTTTCATCTAACATAACTTTAAGGTTAACATTATCTCTTATTCTTCTTGAATCAGCTAAATTCCAATATGGTAAACATTGTTCTACAGCTTCTACTCCAACTTTTTCAAATTCTTTAAGAACAGCTATTGCATCATTTACACAGTATCCTTGATTTGCATCTACACGTAAACGTATATCATTACCAACAGCTTGTCTTATTAATTGAAGCGCTTTAACATCATCACTAGGATTTATTCCTGCTTTAACTTTTAATATTCTAAAGCCATCTTCTATTACACTCTTTTTAGCTTTTAAAGCCATATTTTCAGGAGTATCTATACCTATTGTCATATCTGTTTGGATTTTATTATCATATCCACCAAGAACTTTATAAAGAGGTTGTCCCATTACTTTACCTTTTATATCATAAAGTGCTATATCTATAGCTGCTTTTGCTGCAGTGTTTCCAACTATTAATCTGTCCATTAAAACATGTATTCCTTCTATATTTAAAGGATCCATACCTATTAAACCACTTCTAAACATTTTTAATGTGTTAACTACTCCGTCAACTGTTTCTCCTGTTACAGGAGCAAAAGGTGCTGCTTCACCTAAACCGTAATAGCCTTCATCTGTAACTATTTTTACTATCACATTATCAGCATAATCTTGCACTGCAAATGCAATTTTAAAAGGTTCCTTTAAATCAATACGTAATTTTTCGATTTTAATATCAACTATTTTCATTATTTTCCCTCCCCATGTTTACACATGCTAAAATATTTTCTTTATTTTGTAAATATTTTATAAAAATTCATGTCAAATACAATTTTTATTTGTCAGAATTTTTTAATATTTGTTAGTATAATATTACTCTAGTTTTTTTATTATTTCAATAAAAATGTTATATTTTTTTACAAATATAAAAATTTTATATATAAATACTATCATAACACCTATAAATCATCCTTTATAACTATATTTTTCTATATACCCACCCGTTTTTTTCATATTTATAAAAAATAAACTATGATTTTAAGTATATATATAAATAATAGAATTATTATTGTTTTATTAACATAGGTTTTATGTTAAAATTAAAGTGAAGTTTTAGTTATAAGCATTACATCTTAATATAAAAATTAAAATGAATAGCTTAGATAAGAGGAGTAATAATGCTTGGAGAAAAAATCAGAAATTTTAGAAAAAACAAGAGTATAACTATACAAGAAATGGCAGATTCAACAGGTTTATCTATTGGATATATATCACAAGTTGAAAGAAATTTAGTAGACCCATCACTATCTTCACTTAGGAAAATATCAGCCGCTTTAGATATACCAACTTATTTACTTATGGAAGTAGAAAAAAATAATAATGACCTTACTATAAGAAAAGATAATATTCTTATAATGAAGCAACCAAAATCTACTATAGAGTACCATTGCCTTACTCCTATGCCTGACGAGAATTTTATACCAAAATCCCTTGTGATTAGATTTAAATTAAATGCTAATAGTAAGGATGGAGATATACCTGTAGTTCATGAAAGTGAAGAGATTATAATGGTTGAGAAAGGTAATCTGATTATTCATACTGGAGATGAGACTGTCGAGCTTATGCAAGGTGACTCCACTATAATCAAAGGAAACATACCTCATATTGTAGAAAATAAGGGTGATGAAGAGGCAGTTGCTATATCTATATTTACACCTGCTTTATGGAAGTTTCCTTACAAAAAATAAATACTTTCTTAATACAAAAAAACTGACACCTAACGGTCGTCAGTTTTTTTGTATTCAAATTTACTACCACAGTTTGGGCAAACTAATTCTGGCATTGATTCATCTTCTAACGAAGCTACCGCTCCAAAACCAAATATTATATCTTCTCTAAATTCTTCAATAAGAAATTCAGCTACTCCTTTTTCAAATCCACATGAATTACATTCATAGTCATATAGTTTTTGCCCAATACTCATTTCTCTAATTCTTTTAACATCATATTTCTCCTGAAATCACTTTATTTAATATATTGGGCTAATTTCTGCCCATTCCAAGGAATATTTTCTCACATACTTACTCATATCACTATTATACACAAGTTTTCCAT
Proteins encoded:
- the cas8a1 gene encoding type I CRISPR-associated protein Cas8a1/Csx8, whose translation is MLQDNEKFDIKLEPSDWRFSASILGLIEYFESIDPLNDFHEIEEDSILYNSNSITKEKYLNFVEKKYGQDLHHKFVEDRVRYFSKIDNDEIDLEKIKEINARFSKNASGNTIMENVFKKTKFDGSNSEEILSLIESNREELICETFRNKKDMYANFCNTNQMLNDDQNYCRLLGYCIDAGKKGKSIGYAFNANSFAGQDICEFDFIPFAFINDRESIFINDNYEINRLSNTKKILEAKIKNDSNTEGKYKSARYFLFKGIIESSDFIDYDVEVIVKNRDKDYFETLYIRKPSIEILRAIGKSKIDYNSLCFSYKITDDYYIDIYRKVMDSILNNILLDEIIDLLLKENRNNYKINQLLRINDLIRGGAMMNSKKVLDARMVSKIHACAKAVKGKIQENKLESYRQKLISSIIFKDYDRVCQILLQLSQYSDTYFSFADDLFIDFEENKDIAYMFINSLGKSYEPNDKGLVDIKSEVKEGK
- the cas6 gene encoding CRISPR-associated endoribonuclease Cas6; amino-acid sequence: MRFELIFQLKNKTFPVDYRRVILSYIKKSLQDMSDGKYYEKYFKDTIQKDFSFSVQFPKMKFTKENIELEEDKIKVLFTTDNTKKTGLLLQQSFIKQKYKDFNIPNNNSMTLININQKREQKITNSKVIFKTYGLCVRDHNKESNKDTHYTYQDERFNEQLKIVLANEAKKAGFSQSLIDNLKFIPLNCKKVLIKHYGVYVDTTVGTFFLEGHPSLLQYFYNVGLGSRRAMFGYLDLVTQDL
- a CDS encoding asparaginase, which encodes MSEVLLEVSRGPLVENIHRGDVAVVGKDGKLKYYKGDPYKVAYLRSSLKPVQAINVFLSGANEKYNFEDEEIAIMCASHYGQDIHKKVIDKILEKIGLTQENLLCRGGYSLNEDYKTFQIANHIHLIPANSDCSGKHSGMLASCLAKGYDIENYNSINHPLQKDIKKLVAEFCEIDEDKILIGVDGCGVPVHGMPLYNAALAFAKFTHTDDLQIDVKNACDRIFKSMNNAPEMVAGIDGFCTELIKNTNGKLIGKLGADGVYCVAVNGVDMGIAIKIEDGNYTRALAPVVMRCLEDLDVLTLEEMKALERFRGEDLKNSLGNTIGQVRSVFHLDKV
- a CDS encoding staygreen family protein; amino-acid sequence: MEFDPNKLETTFIPPMTPLGPIEGRKYTLTHSDTTGMLFLDIGPEYNYSAINEELRDELLGKYKRYGYNSYILIFYAYVGDSDYFAASMKYGAFKYHLPFALQAIFYGDKELLNEHDFLLDTPIYVKFDSEIAIFDNYENYGYVRDYIL
- a CDS encoding CocE/NonD family hydrolase, yielding MRQYKLYSSGIVYAHVYFKGNQVFVESLDVFTNTFSQKEELTEEKNQEYVALCKIDFLELAKKIDYYEECFVSEQEKIVTKFDEEYELASKGYYIQRKIKFPQNILMEDKELVGVLCPNREYASALIKEGYEDKTFLSQWKEIKEPIHPVKYEGMFDIVTRDGVKLSTDVFLPADITENIPAILVRTPYGKELNNQMYFRFVQRGYAVVIQDVRGRNLSEGEWIPNYFEVEDGDDTITWIANRPWSSKKVGMIGGSYLGYVQWAASASGNPYLSAMVSIVCAGSSFVDLPRRGGAFTSGMLAWAFAVSQQKFKPELMERDDWEEVLNIRPLNKIPEQALGYKIGFLDKWLEQKDYNEFWHMSNWHQRSQKREIPALIMSGWFDDNGMGTTEALDIVKDFPQGKRKVILGPWQHSGNSRYDLHGVDFGSNALRFDLDLNFLKWFDLHLKGIQNGIDKTEPVEYYTVGSNEWKSAKNWPVPEANKVEIYLSSEGNANTSDGNGKLVFENVEKEGVDAYDYDPKNPSTHIIDMSENEIEVPEDYTEEEKRQDILCYTTDTLEEDFTITGDIEVELYISSDAVDTDFVVRVTDVDENGKSIKLADGLISAKYRDGFSQPKYLEKDEVYKINILTTKISNRFKKGHKIRFTVTSSAKNFIFPNSNTKDGYNSEVTVIANNKVHHGRKYPSKIVVRKEN
- a CDS encoding DUF819 domain-containing protein: MKTLFDTPDFLLLIMFLTVAMGFWLQRVKMFKSLGPALTVIVLGIVLSNFKIVPVNHEVYGIISGYCVPLSICICLLSLDLKEMRKLSKQPIIALCSAVFSVCVMAFIFGLVFGGKIDEGWKVAGMFVGTYTGGSSNLTAIAVGLDAARETIAAANAADYVIGIPTLIFMFAAPAILRNSKFFNKIWPYHHTPEELEGNGDHTELMASKEWSIQDIAWMLAIGFTVVAIATQLAGMFFSEGFRSAGRVILITTISIIVAQFPQVKKLRGNFDLGLYIALLFLVTIGFAVDLQQFFGSTLYITIFCFCVVAGCTLLHLIITRLFKVKYEFVLLSIVGAISDGPTAALVASSAQWKGLINIGLLMGVLAGACGNYAGITVAYLIKGALGM
- a CDS encoding mandelate racemase/muconate lactonizing enzyme family protein is translated as MKIVDIKIEKLRIDLKEPFKIAFAVQDYADNVIVKIVTDEGYYGLGEAAPFAPVTGETVDGVVNTLKMFRSGLIGMDPLNIEGIHVLMDRLIVGNTAAKAAIDIALYDIKGKVMGQPLYKVLGGYDNKIQTDMTIGIDTPENMALKAKKSVIEDGFRILKVKAGINPSDDVKALQLIRQAVGNDIRLRVDANQGYCVNDAIAVLKEFEKVGVEAVEQCLPYWNLADSRRIRDNVNLKVMLDETIKSPMDAAKACKIDAADILNIKLMKSGGLYNALKINAIAEANDVRCMVGCMLETKIAITAGASLVAAKKNITEADCDSFMYCVDPDNGMKGGFERDKDIFTLLDKPGLGIEFDF
- a CDS encoding helix-turn-helix domain-containing protein, whose product is MLGEKIRNFRKNKSITIQEMADSTGLSIGYISQVERNLVDPSLSSLRKISAALDIPTYLLMEVEKNNNDLTIRKDNILIMKQPKSTIEYHCLTPMPDENFIPKSLVIRFKLNANSKDGDIPVVHESEEIIMVEKGNLIIHTGDETVELMQGDSTIIKGNIPHIVENKGDEEAVAISIFTPALWKFPYKK